In the genome of Flavobacteriales bacterium, one region contains:
- a CDS encoding acyl-CoA reductase, with translation NIIRKSRSSLAVLNGDESQDDYIKLGKDIFQYYGLGCRNVSKILVPHDYNRDRFFEGIASYENVINHNKYGNNYDYNRTMYLMSQVDFYDNGFLMLKEDEGLSSPISILYIERYKDQEHLNAIIERHGEDIQCIVSSSGQNSIGFGDAQNPSLADYADDMNTLEFLVSLTPKS, from the coding sequence AATATAATTAGGAAAAGTAGAAGTTCCTTAGCCGTTTTAAATGGCGATGAGTCTCAAGATGATTATATAAAATTGGGCAAAGATATATTTCAATACTATGGATTAGGGTGCCGGAATGTTTCTAAAATTCTTGTGCCTCATGATTATAACAGAGATCGTTTCTTTGAAGGAATTGCTAGCTACGAAAATGTAATCAACCACAATAAGTATGGCAATAACTATGATTACAACCGTACAATGTATTTAATGAGTCAAGTTGATTTTTATGATAATGGCTTTTTAATGTTAAAAGAGGATGAAGGATTGTCTTCTCCTATATCTATTCTGTATATAGAGAGGTATAAAGACCAAGAGCATTTAAATGCTATTATAGAAAGGCATGGAGAAGATATTCAATGTATAGTTTCTTCTTCAGGGCAAAATAGTATTGGGTTTGGTGATGCACAAAATCCTTCTCTTGCAGATTACGCAGATGATATGAATACACTTGAGTTTTTAGTATCCTTAACTCCTAAAAGTTAA
- a CDS encoding type B 50S ribosomal protein L31 → MKKDIHPEEYRFIVFKDISNDYSFLTRSSAVTKDTVVWEDGKEYPLYKLEISHMTHPFYTGKIKLIDTAGRVDRFKTRFQKQMDSATEISKAAIEAKIADDANAGDNSDAQAAQKAAKAEVKAAKIEKKRAQRAAAKNAKEEEKIAAEKAAEAGEQAPVEEKASDSATEQVESAEVETTEAPESEAPEATESKDDSVTEGEA, encoded by the coding sequence ATGAAAAAAGATATACACCCAGAAGAGTACCGATTTATTGTTTTTAAAGACATTTCAAATGATTATAGTTTCTTAACTAGATCGTCTGCTGTAACAAAAGATACTGTAGTATGGGAAGATGGAAAAGAGTACCCATTATATAAACTGGAGATTTCTCATATGACTCATCCTTTTTATACTGGTAAGATCAAATTAATTGATACTGCAGGTAGAGTGGATAGATTCAAGACAAGATTCCAAAAGCAAATGGATAGTGCAACTGAAATTTCTAAAGCTGCAATCGAAGCTAAAATAGCAGATGATGCTAATGCTGGTGATAACAGTGATGCACAGGCTGCCCAGAAAGCTGCAAAAGCGGAAGTAAAGGCTGCGAAAATTGAAAAGAAAAGAGCGCAAAGAGCTGCTGCTAAAAATGCAAAAGAAGAAGAGAAAATAGCGGCTGAGAAAGCAGCTGAAGCAGGAGAACAAGCTCCTGTTGAAGAAAAAGCTAGCGATTCAGCAACAGAGCAAGTGGAATCAGCAGAAGTTGAAACTACTGAAGCTCCAGAGTCTGAAGCACCTGAAGCAACAGAATCTAAAGACGATTCAGTAACTGAAGGAGAAGCTTAG
- a CDS encoding glucose-1-phosphate thymidylyltransferase: protein MNYILFDSDTRVNLLPLVFTRPVSSLRVGIITLKEKWSIRISGSLSVDVAEYLKSKFPTIIEDENILIDSSLIANDNLLKAIKEMQTDTALIIDGKLIAANVSKVNYDQWIEKIKAGEVDMFKNTTEYSGVAVLIGNNTDVFLQNGNEIRADYQILTKDKTSTILHYSNRVLGQNVFIEEGVDIKCATLNCEDGPIYIGKNAKIMEGTLIRGPFALCENSEVKMGAKIYGDTTIGPSCKVGGEVSNTVFIGYSNKGHDGYLGNSVIGEWCNIGADSNTSNLKNTYGEISTWSYSEKKFVSSGQMYFGLVMGDYSKCAINSMFNSGTVVGVNCSIVETGFINKMTPSFSWVVNGDMIKYSFDKAVEVAKTVALRRNISLSDQDVEILRHISEQSDNE from the coding sequence ATGAACTATATTCTATTCGATTCAGATACAAGAGTTAATCTACTTCCATTGGTTTTTACTAGACCAGTGTCTTCTCTGCGAGTTGGTATTATTACTCTAAAAGAAAAATGGTCAATTCGTATTAGTGGATCCCTTTCTGTGGATGTGGCAGAGTACCTTAAAAGCAAATTTCCAACTATTATTGAGGATGAAAATATCCTAATAGATTCGTCATTAATTGCAAACGATAATTTATTGAAAGCAATAAAAGAGATGCAAACTGATACTGCATTGATTATTGATGGGAAATTAATTGCAGCTAATGTTAGTAAAGTAAACTATGACCAGTGGATTGAGAAAATCAAAGCAGGTGAAGTTGATATGTTTAAGAATACTACAGAGTATTCAGGTGTGGCTGTACTGATTGGTAATAATACCGATGTGTTTTTGCAAAACGGAAATGAAATAAGGGCAGATTATCAAATATTGACCAAAGATAAAACGTCGACAATATTACACTACTCGAATAGAGTGTTGGGTCAAAATGTTTTTATTGAAGAAGGGGTAGACATTAAGTGCGCTACTCTTAACTGTGAGGATGGCCCGATTTACATTGGCAAGAATGCTAAAATAATGGAAGGTACTCTAATTAGAGGCCCTTTTGCTCTTTGTGAAAATTCTGAAGTAAAGATGGGAGCAAAAATATATGGAGACACAACGATAGGACCATCTTGCAAAGTTGGTGGAGAGGTTAGTAATACTGTATTTATTGGGTATTCAAACAAAGGACATGATGGCTATCTTGGGAATTCAGTAATTGGTGAATGGTGTAACATAGGGGCTGATTCAAATACTTCGAATTTAAAAAACACCTACGGTGAAATAAGTACTTGGAGTTATTCTGAAAAAAAGTTTGTTAGTAGTGGGCAAATGTATTTCGGACTTGTTATGGGTGATTACTCGAAATGTGCGATTAATTCTATGTTTAATTCGGGAACTGTTGTAGGGGTTAATTGTAGTATAGTTGAAACGGGATTTATCAATAAAATGACACCTTCTTTTTCTTGGGTTGTTAATGGAGATATGATTAAATATTCATTTGACAAAGCAGTAGAAGTGGCAAAAACG